A genomic region of Zalophus californianus isolate mZalCal1 chromosome 11, mZalCal1.pri.v2, whole genome shotgun sequence contains the following coding sequences:
- the HPS5 gene encoding Hermansky-Pudlak syndrome 5 protein, translating into MTFVPVIPETYSHVLAEFESLDPLLSALRLDSSRLKCTSIAVSRKWLALGSSGGGLSLIQKEGWKHRLFLSHREGAISQVACCLHDDDYVAVATSQGLVVVWELNQERRGKPERIYVSTEHKGRKVTALCWDTAILRVFVGDHMGKVSVIKLNTSKQTKAAAAFVMFPVQTVTTVDSCVVQLDYLDGRLLISSLTRSFLCDTEREKFWRIGSKERDGEYGACFFPGRCSSGQQPLIYCARPGSRMWEVNFDGEVISTHQFKKLLSSPPLPVITLRSDPHYDYTVGSSQSLSFPRLLHVSEHCVLTWTERGIYIFIPHNVQVLLWSEVKDIQDVAVCKNELFCLHLNGKVSHLSLLSVERCVERLLRRGLWNLAARTCCLFQNSIIASRGRKSLTVDKLEHLKSQLDVTTYNNLISQLEELILKFEPLDSACSSRRSSISSHESFSILDSGIYRIISSRRSSQSDEDSCSLHSQTLSEDERLKEFTSPQEEDQPDQCWSSHGNEDSVSHAPVTFETDKNETFLPFGIPLSFRSPSPLVSLQAVKESVSSFVRKTTEKIGTLHTSPDLKIRPEPRGDEQFCEDEMSPGTCPKEQDTEGKKEVISQPPEEDKLQELKVATAEAMTKLQDPLVLFEPTSLRMVLQEWLSQLEKTFAVKDFSGISDTGNSSTTSNQDVLLFDQSKKEILDEDNEKEKRESLGNEGPVDPTACESTNSLREPLDDLFQVCSPCSIANGLQKDLAELTTLCLELNVLNSETKSTSGCVDHTLQQYSPEILACQFIKKYFFLLDLKRAKESIKLGYASSPCVWDTFIEGLTEMASSSPTYMEMEEGDLPTRLKLLNDSVPFGNPLLIAYAARLYEKFGESALRSLIRFYPSILPSDVMQLCHHHPAQFLAYLDSLVKSRPEDQRPSFLESLLQPESLRLDWLLLAMSHDAPPSTSTMDNEGNPRAHSHLCLWGYSQLMLHLIKLPADFTTKEKMTDICKSHGFWPGYLSLCLELERRREAFTNIVYLNDMSLMEGDNGWIPETVEEWKLLLHLVQNKSTQPAPQKSPNGNFSDGPSPINMENVALLLAKAMGPDRAWSLLQECGLTLELSERFTRTCDILRIAEKRQRALIQSMLEKCDRFLWSQQA; encoded by the exons TGCACGAGCATAGCCGTGTCTCGGAAATGGTTGGCTTTGGGCAGTTCCGGAGGGGGACTCAGTCTCATTCAGAAGGAAGGCTGGAAGCACAGGCTTTTTCTTTCACACAGG GAAGGTGCAATTTCTCAGGTTGCCTGTTGTTTACATGATGATGATTATGTTGCTGTAGCTACCAG TCAAGGTCTCGTAGTTGTTTGGGAATTAAATCAGGAGCGTCGTGGGAAGCCAGAACGAATTTATGTGTCTACAGAGCACAAAGGCCGAAAAGTTACAGCTCTCTGCTGGGACACAGCTATTCTTAGAGTTTTTGTAGGTGACCATATGGGGAAAGTTTCTGTCATCAAACTTAACACTTCTAAACAAACAAAG GCAGCTGCTGCCTTTGTGATGTTTCCTGTTCAGACAGTAACAACAGTTGACTCCTGTGTTGTGCAGTTAGATTATTTGGACGGAAGACTACTTATATCTTCACTTACTCGATCCTTCTTGTGTGACACTGAGAG AGAAAAATTTTGGAGAATCGGAAGCAAGGAAAGAGATGGAGAATACGGAGCTTGTTTTTTCCCTGGAAGATGTTCCTCGGGCCAGCAACCCCTAATATATTGTGCTCGCCCTGGCTCCAGGATGTGGGAAGTGAACTTTGATGGGGAAGTTATAAGTACCCATCAGTTTAAGAAACTCCTCTCATCACCACCTCTCCCTGTGATTACTCTAAG ATCAGACCCTCACTATGATTATACAGTTGGATCCTCCCAATCTTTGTCTTTCCCCAGACTCTTGCATGTTAG TGAGCACTGTGTACTGACTTGGACAGAAAgaggaatttatattttcattcctcACAATGTTCAAGTTCTTCTCTGGAGTGAAGTCAaag ATATTCAGGATGTGGCTGTCTGCAAGAATGAGCTGTTCTGTTTGCACCTAAACGGGAAAGTCTCACATCTTTCTCTGTTGTCTGTGGAACGCTGTGTGGAACGCCTGCTGAGGAGAGGCCTGTGGAACCTGGCTGCTCGCACTTGCTGTCTTTTCCAAAACTCTATTATTGCCAGCAGA GGAAGAAAATCTTTGACTGTGGATAAATTGGAGCATTTGAAGTCTCAGCTGGATGTCACAACCTATAATAATCTAATTTCTCAACTGGAAGAATTGATCTTAAAATTTGAACCTTTGGATTCAGCTTGCAGCAGTAGAAGAAGCTCCATTTCGTCACAT gaaagttTCAGCATCTTGGACTCTGGTATTTATCGGATCATTAGCAGTAGAAGAAGCAGTCAGTCAGATGAAGACTCTTGTTCCCTTCATAGTCAGACCCTCTCCGAAGATGAGAGACTCAAAGAATTCACCTCACCTCAAGAAGAGGACCAACCAGATCAGTGTTGGAGCTCACACGGAAATGAAG ACAGTGTTTCTCATGCTCCTGTGACATTTGAGACAGATAAGAACGAAACTTTTCTCCCCTTCGGCATCCCGCTATCATTTCGTTCTCCATCTCCTCTTGTGTCTCTTCAGGCTGTCAAGGAAAG TGTTTCTAGCTTTGTGCGTAAAACTACTGAGAAGATTGGCACCCTTCATACAAGCCCTGATCTGAAAATAAGACCAGAACCCAGAGGTGATGAGCAGTTCTGTGAAGACGAGATGAGTCCAGGCACCTGCCCAAAGGAACAAGACACTGA GGGCAAAAAAGAAGTAATTAGTCAACCTCCAGAAGAAGACAAGCTCCAAGAGCTCAAAGTAGCAACAGCAGAAGCAAT GACCAAGCTACAGGACCCGCTGGTTTTGTTTGAACCCACATCTCTGAGGATGGTCTTACAGGAGTGGCTTTCACAGTTAGAAAAAACGTTTGCTGTGAAGGACTTTTCAGGTATTTCAGATACTGGCAACTCATCCACGACGTCAAACCAGGATGTGCTATTGTTTGACcagtcaaaaaaagaaatactagatgaagataatgaaaaagaaaaaagagagtcttTAGGCAATGAAGGACCTGTTGATCCAACAGCATGTGAATCTACAAATAGTCTGAGGGAGCCCCTGGATGACCTTTTCCAAGTCTGTTCTCCGTGCAGCATAGCTAATGGTCTTCAGAAGGACCTGGCTGAATTGACAACGTTGTGTTTGGAATTGAATGTATTGAATTCTGAGACCAAAAGCACAAGTGGATGTGTGGACCACACTCTGCAGCAGTACTCTCCTGAAATTCTGGCTTGCCAGTTCATAAAGAAGTACTTTTTTCTCCTGGACttgaaaagagcaaaagagagtATCAAGCTTGGTTATGCTAGCAGTCCTTGTGTTTGGGATACTTTTATTGAAGGATTGACAG AAATGGCAAGTTCCAGTCCTACATATATGGAGATGGAAGAAGGAGACTTACCAACAAGATTAAAGTTATTGAATGACTCTGTCCCCTTTGGCAATCCTTTGTTGATTGCTTATGCTGCCCG attGTATGAGAAGTTTGGAGAATCTGCCCTTCGGTCCTTAATCAGGTTTTACCCATCTATTTTGCCTTCGGATGTCATGCAACTTTGTCATCATCATCCTGCTCAGTTTTTGGCCTATTTAGACAGTTTGGTGAAATCGAGGCCTGAAGACCAACG GCCATCCTTCCTTGAGTCCCTTCTACAACCAGAGTCTTTGAGATTGGATTGGCTGCTTTTGGCCATGTCCCACGATGCTCCCCCAAGCACAAGCACGATGGACAATGAAGGAAACCCCAG GGCTCATTCACACTTGTGTTTGTGGGGTTATAGCCAGCTGATGCTTCATCTCATTAAACTACCTGCAGATTTTACAACCAAAGAGAAAATGACTGACATCTGTAAGTCTCATGG TTTCTGGCCTGGATATCTTTCTCTTTGTTTGGAGctagagagaagaagagaggccTTCACCAACATTGTGTACCTAAATGATATGAGCCTGATGGAAGGGGACAATG GCTGGATCCCAGAGACTGTGGAGGAATGGAAGCTTCTCCTACATCTCGTACAGAACAAGAGCACACAGCCGGCCCCCCAGAAGTCACCAAATGGAAACTTCAGTGATGGGCCTTCCCCCATCAACATGGAGAATGTGGCACTCCTGTTAGCTAAGGCCATGGGCCCAGATCGGGCCTGGTCACTGCTACAGGAATGTGGTTTGACCCTGGAGCTGTCAGAAAGGTTTACCAGAACCTGTGATATCCTAAGGATTGCTGAGAAAAGGCAGAG AGCCTTGATACAAAGCATGCTTGAAAAATGTGATCGGTTTCTCTGGTCTCAGCAGGCCTAG